The DNA window CAGACTTTTTGAACTTTCTCCTGAATTAACAGCAAAATATAAACTTGAATCTTCTTTTGATGACTATTATTATATCAGGCAGCTAGAGGATCTGTTTGACATTCTTCCGGTTATTTCTAATCCAATCCCTGAGGATTTATATGCTTATATTAATAATGAAGAAAAGTACAAAAAACTCATGAACAGCTTTAATGGCTGGATTGATAAGAAAGAAGTTTATTCAGATGAAGAAAATAATATCTATGACAACATCACCAGTCTTTTATCCTGCGGCTATCTTGACACAGGTTATTTAAGCCCTAAATGTAACTGTTCTTTTTATCATGTAGGTGACCAGATGATTATCCATTATGACTTTGAAGATTTTGATGATGAAAGTAACCCTGTATGGACAGCAAAGTCTGGTAAATTTACACTGTTATATAAAGATTTCCTCATAGAAATCGAAGACCTTTTAGACAGATTCTTTTTTGATATGAAAAAACAAATATCGAATGCCGCACAGGAATTAAAAGATGAGAATTTTTATGAAACTTTTGTCCAAAGAGATAAAAATATAAAACCCGGAGTTGACTATCTCTTTGAAGAACAGGAAAACAGAAAAACTTTTTTTTATTCTGTATTAAAATCACTAAATAGCAATTCATGTAAAAAAATAAACTGGGATATCACCAGAAAAAATATAGAATTTATCATCTCTGTTTTTGAAAAAGCATAAAAATAAGCCGGATTTCATAAACCCGGCATTTTTTTATTTCAAATTACTGATAAAATCTTCTTCTTCCCATATTCCAGAATATGCAGTAATAATTTTTCTGTTTTTATCCAGAACTATATTAGTAGGAACTGTCTGAACTCCTGTTCCCTCTAGTACCTTCCCGCTGTAGTCATAATAAACAGGGAAAGTATATTTGTTATAATCGATATACCCTTTTACTTTTGCTTCCGAAGAATTTTCCCTTATGAATACTACTGCTACATTATACTTAGTTTTATTCTTTTCATAAAACTTGGCAAGCTGTCCCATTTCCCACTGACATGCCGGACACCATTCAGCTGCTACTACTATTAATGTCTTCTTGTTTTTATCAAAAACTTTTGTACTTAGTTCCTTTGTACCATCTAATTTTTCCAGAACAAATTCGGGAAAAGTTTCACCTTTTGCAAGATTCACCTTAAAATCCACAGGATCTGCGGAAAACGCAAAACTGCATATAAATATCATTAATAATAACAAATACTTTTTCATTTTTTCTCCTAATATATTTTATTTTTTACAAATAAATAACGGATAATAAAACTCTCTATACTAATTTTCCACTGTGGTAAAACCTTCTGCTTCTTTTGCCAGTCCAAACCAGTAATTAGCTTTAGCTTTATTTTTGTGACGCATATAGTAAACACCAAGATTAGAGAATGCCACAGGATATCCTCTTGATGCAGCAATCAGATTCAGACTTCTCATCTCTTCGGAACCTTCTTTGTAATATGTGCTTAAATTTATCATTGAAGCATAATCTCCCTGTTTTGAAAGATTTTCGTAGACTTTTTTAGATATGTCATTTCTTCCAAGTGCTTCTATATCTATATTCTTAGTATTTCCTGATTCTTTTTGAAGCTTTTTCTCCTTTTGCAAATCCGCTACTGTATATGCATAGTTATAACCTGAGGGTATTGATCCCAGCTTATAGCCTGCTTCAAAGTATTTCTTTGCTTTTTCCAGATCTCCCTGATCTCTGTAAAGCATTCCGAGATAATAAATAGCATCTATATCTTTCAGATCTACTGCTTTTTTATAGTTTTCCTCTGCTTTTTTAAATAATTTCAGATGTCTGTAGATATACCCTTTATAGGCATAAATAAGACTTTCATTATAGCTTCCGTCTTCAAGATACGAAAGAGCTTTTTCAAAATTCTGGTTATTTACCTCGTAAAATGCCATTTCAAAAGTTCCCAGATAGTATTTATCTTTGCTGTACAATTCATTAAATATCGCAGCGGCTTCCCCTTCCTTATCTTCATTTTGAAGTATTTTGGCCTTTGCATATAAGGCCGGAGGATATTTTTCCGCTACAAATTCTTTTAGTATATCATATGCTTTTCCATAATTGGAAAATTTTTCCAGTATGAGTTTTCCCATCTCTTTTTTCTCGTCAGATGTTATTGTACCGCTTTTATATTTTTTCCCAAATGTTTCTATTTTATTTATACTGTTTTTATTTGTCTTTAAGTATTCATACGCATAAAGTGAGAACATATCGCCTTTTTCACGGCCTTTTTCGTAGTAATTCATTGCTGTGCTGTAATCAAGGTCTTCTTCATACAAAGTCCCCAGTGAATAATATGCATTGTATTCTCCCTGTTTCACGGCTTCTTCGAAAAGTTTTTTTGCTTTGTCCTCATCGTTATTTGCACTGATTAAAATCGAAGCGTAATAATATTCAGCTCTTCCGTCAGATTTTTTAAAGTGTTTTTCCAAAAAATCCAGGGCAGAATAACCGTAATAATACGTTACTACCCCATAAACCTCCAGATTACCTTTTCTAGCTGCTGCACT is part of the Sebaldella sp. S0638 genome and encodes:
- a CDS encoding lipopolysaccharide assembly protein LapB, encoding MRRCLVILFLLLLSLNSCKFSGSNSKGYKELEEGIIKIFDNKDGMADFSAAARKGNLEVYGVVTYYYGYSALDFLEKHFKKSDGRAEYYYASILISANNDEDKAKKLFEEAVKQGEYNAYYSLGTLYEEDLDYSTAMNYYEKGREKGDMFSLYAYEYLKTNKNSINKIETFGKKYKSGTITSDEKKEMGKLILEKFSNYGKAYDILKEFVAEKYPPALYAKAKILQNEDKEGEAAAIFNELYSKDKYYLGTFEMAFYEVNNQNFEKALSYLEDGSYNESLIYAYKGYIYRHLKLFKKAEENYKKAVDLKDIDAIYYLGMLYRDQGDLEKAKKYFEAGYKLGSIPSGYNYAYTVADLQKEKKLQKESGNTKNIDIEALGRNDISKKVYENLSKQGDYASMINLSTYYKEGSEEMRSLNLIAASRGYPVAFSNLGVYYMRHKNKAKANYWFGLAKEAEGFTTVEN
- a CDS encoding DUF5984 family protein, encoding MEMIFISLFNYILKPVSKCAFPVNGNGRKSICWFWLTDSNYYIELGNTRLFELSPELTAKYKLESSFDDYYYIRQLEDLFDILPVISNPIPEDLYAYINNEEKYKKLMNSFNGWIDKKEVYSDEENNIYDNITSLLSCGYLDTGYLSPKCNCSFYHVGDQMIIHYDFEDFDDESNPVWTAKSGKFTLLYKDFLIEIEDLLDRFFFDMKKQISNAAQELKDENFYETFVQRDKNIKPGVDYLFEEQENRKTFFYSVLKSLNSNSCKKINWDITRKNIEFIISVFEKA
- a CDS encoding TlpA disulfide reductase family protein: MKKYLLLLMIFICSFAFSADPVDFKVNLAKGETFPEFVLEKLDGTKELSTKVFDKNKKTLIVVAAEWCPACQWEMGQLAKFYEKNKTKYNVAVVFIRENSSEAKVKGYIDYNKYTFPVYYDYSGKVLEGTGVQTVPTNIVLDKNRKIITAYSGIWEEEDFISNLK